The following coding sequences lie in one Moritella viscosa genomic window:
- the tpm gene encoding thiopurine S-methyltransferase yields MKVRFWHQKWDKGEIAFHESEVNSLLIEHFGKLNLAKNNRVFVPLCGKTRDFEWLLSCGYRVVGAELSELAINVLFKDLGVEPSITRIGALILYSAEDIDIFVGDIFDVSAELLGPVEAVYDRAALVALPGNMCVQYSSHLINITAAAPQLLITYEYDQQLMDGPPFSINEVEVKHHYAATYQVKSVGSRDITSRLKGKMSSTETAWFLQKNNQKG; encoded by the coding sequence ATGAAAGTACGTTTTTGGCATCAGAAATGGGATAAAGGTGAAATCGCTTTTCACGAAAGTGAGGTAAACTCGCTGCTAATAGAACATTTTGGAAAACTAAACCTAGCGAAGAACAATCGAGTATTCGTCCCTTTGTGTGGCAAGACACGGGATTTTGAATGGTTGCTTTCCTGTGGCTATCGAGTTGTCGGCGCAGAATTAAGCGAACTCGCTATTAATGTGTTGTTTAAGGATCTTGGCGTAGAACCAAGCATCACCAGAATAGGTGCATTAATCCTCTACAGCGCAGAAGATATCGATATATTTGTCGGCGATATTTTTGACGTATCCGCAGAACTTCTTGGGCCTGTTGAGGCAGTATATGACCGAGCAGCGTTGGTTGCATTACCAGGAAATATGTGCGTTCAATATAGCTCACACCTGATTAATATCACCGCGGCTGCACCGCAGTTGCTGATCACTTATGAATACGATCAACAGCTAATGGATGGCCCTCCATTCTCAATAAACGAAGTAGAAGTAAAACACCATTATGCGGCTACTTATCAAGTGAAGTCTGTTGGAAGCAGGGATATCACCAGCAGATTAAAAGGAAAAATGTCATCAACTGAAACTGCTTGGTTTCTGCAAAAAAATAATCAAAAAGGGTGA
- a CDS encoding membrane protein (No significant database matches) — protein MMHSCQENNELKSIKITPKHIVVGKNKYRLSRIENVWIKELGVSCQLLRLLVLMLQFSSVGWLAQYWVGRTGFGFYLPVLLSVVGLFYALLTFRKYELKALLSAVDETGKQPITIATAIKNHDYKALQNIEYSCQQVDPITRP, from the coding sequence GTGATGCATTCCTGTCAGGAAAATAATGAATTGAAAAGTATAAAAATTACGCCAAAACATATTGTTGTAGGCAAAAACAAATATCGACTTAGTCGAATTGAAAATGTATGGATAAAAGAGCTTGGTGTAAGCTGCCAACTTTTACGTTTGTTGGTATTAATGCTTCAGTTTTCATCTGTGGGTTGGCTGGCACAATATTGGGTTGGTAGAACGGGGTTCGGTTTTTACTTACCCGTCCTGTTGTCAGTTGTAGGATTATTTTATGCGTTGCTTACGTTTAGGAAATACGAATTGAAAGCGCTATTGAGTGCCGTTGATGAAACAGGAAAGCAACCAATAACAATTGCAACAGCGATAAAGAATCATGATTACAAGGCGCTACAAAATATTGAATACAGTTGCCAGCAAGTTGACCCTATAACAAGGCCTTAA
- a CDS encoding membrane protein yields the protein MGLLWIGIGVFQSAYGSFINGTFYFDPMWIFIGAICLAWATFSKVTYTVYKTEGANIFIIKDKQHDELISELMKRRKEQLSTWYADINMENDIVNETNKFKWLVKQNVLTEDVARQKIEELKFYHQNKSSKERVLN from the coding sequence GTGGGCTTATTATGGATAGGTATCGGAGTATTCCAGAGTGCATACGGTAGTTTTATTAATGGTACTTTTTATTTTGACCCCATGTGGATATTTATAGGTGCAATCTGCTTAGCGTGGGCAACCTTTTCCAAGGTGACCTACACGGTTTATAAAACGGAAGGTGCAAACATCTTCATAATTAAAGATAAGCAGCATGATGAGTTAATTAGCGAGCTGATGAAAAGAAGAAAAGAGCAGCTCAGTACTTGGTATGCAGACATAAACATGGAAAACGATATAGTAAATGAAACTAATAAGTTTAAATGGTTGGTTAAGCAAAATGTTTTAACTGAGGACGTTGCAAGACAAAAAATAGAAGAGTTAAAATTTTATCATCAGAACAAAAGTTCGAAAGAACGAGTTTTAAATTAA
- a CDS encoding putative exported protein, which translates to MKLKILSVYLIPILLSGVANSVTLKNVDANVISKVVIDNYKMHDFDFYASDYETKANKLNHILNSNKEDNKKIQSISKLFLNTPYVRSRLIGSNKEPEQLVADFQALDCFTFLDYVEALRKSDNLSDDFSRNLIRTRYKNDNVDYLSRKHFFSDWSYVDSHGNRNAEDVTTSLTNNTKTISKELNEKKDGGRYLNGLQVIHRVINYIPGKNINQNVINNLKNGDYIGIYTNIKGLDVTHTGIFINGKNGPVFRNASSLSKNMKVVDTPFLEYTKEKPGIVVYRAI; encoded by the coding sequence ATGAAGTTAAAAATTTTATCTGTATATCTAATTCCAATACTGCTATCGGGCGTTGCAAATAGCGTAACACTTAAAAATGTTGATGCGAACGTTATAAGTAAGGTAGTTATTGATAATTATAAAATGCATGATTTTGACTTTTATGCATCTGACTATGAAACAAAAGCAAATAAACTTAATCACATTTTAAATAGCAATAAAGAGGATAACAAAAAGATTCAATCTATTTCTAAATTGTTTTTAAATACTCCTTATGTTAGGAGTCGCCTTATCGGGTCTAATAAAGAACCTGAACAATTAGTGGCAGATTTCCAAGCCTTAGATTGCTTTACCTTTCTAGATTATGTCGAAGCGTTAAGAAAGTCAGATAACCTATCTGACGATTTTTCCCGTAATTTAATTAGAACACGATATAAAAATGATAACGTTGATTATTTATCACGAAAACATTTTTTTTCTGATTGGTCATATGTTGATAGTCATGGTAACCGAAATGCTGAGGATGTGACGACTTCGTTAACCAATAATACTAAAACCATCTCAAAAGAGTTAAATGAAAAAAAAGATGGTGGTCGCTACCTCAATGGGTTACAAGTAATTCACAGGGTAATCAATTATATCCCAGGTAAAAACATTAACCAGAATGTTATAAATAATCTGAAAAATGGTGACTATATTGGAATATATACAAATATAAAGGGGTTAGATGTAACTCACACAGGGATTTTTATTAATGGAAAAAATGGTCCTGTGTTTAGAAATGCATCATCGCTCTCTAAAAATATGAAAGTAGTAGATACACCATTTTTAGAATATACCAAAGAAAAACCGGGTATTGTAGTTTATAGAGCTATATAA
- a CDS encoding putative phosphatase, SurE family, with product MKINIKTGLLSALITQAIFSSAPASALNIVLTNDDNWNSHNIKAMKDALVAKHHDVIIAAPCTEQSGKGGSFSYFNPVKVDMTRESEYEYCIGDVNTTQEFNDYVEGTPVMSVLYGIDIAAQKKWEKAPDLVVSGPNKGHNLGYMNNSSGTLGAAMIALSRGIPAIAVSSHRDSKDYDGIANVVIKVIDELETKRTDKTKPLLPIHMGLNINIPKDLENNSDYHFTDVGWNAGDHMVKFFEDLGVIPNVESYSSKNLKGQHGVGFVPSDIKDSNENSEGAMVNRYITISTIDGSLQARRGRVALTKKLLSGLKQK from the coding sequence ATGAAAATAAACATTAAAACTGGTCTATTGTCTGCACTGATTACTCAAGCTATATTTTCTTCTGCTCCGGCGTCAGCATTAAATATTGTATTAACTAACGACGATAACTGGAATAGCCATAATATTAAGGCAATGAAAGATGCGTTGGTTGCAAAACATCACGATGTGATTATTGCGGCACCTTGTACAGAACAGAGTGGTAAGGGCGGTTCATTTAGTTACTTTAACCCGGTTAAAGTAGATATGACGAGGGAATCTGAGTATGAGTACTGTATTGGGGATGTGAATACAACGCAAGAATTCAACGATTATGTCGAAGGCACACCTGTTATGTCAGTCTTGTATGGTATAGATATTGCTGCACAGAAAAAGTGGGAAAAGGCACCAGATCTTGTTGTTTCAGGCCCGAATAAAGGCCACAATTTAGGTTATATGAATAATAGCTCTGGAACATTAGGGGCTGCGATGATTGCGCTCAGTCGTGGTATTCCGGCCATAGCTGTCAGTAGTCATAGGGACTCTAAGGACTATGATGGGATTGCTAATGTAGTGATAAAGGTTATCGATGAACTGGAAACCAAGCGTACGGATAAGACTAAACCGTTACTACCGATTCATATGGGACTAAATATCAACATTCCTAAAGATCTCGAAAATAACTCAGATTATCACTTTACCGATGTGGGCTGGAATGCAGGTGACCATATGGTTAAGTTTTTCGAAGACCTAGGTGTAATACCTAATGTAGAGAGTTATTCATCTAAGAACCTTAAAGGACAACATGGCGTCGGTTTTGTTCCCAGTGACATTAAGGACAGCAATGAAAACTCTGAAGGTGCCATGGTTAATCGCTACATAACAATCAGTACAATAGATGGTAGTTTACAGGCGAGACGAGGTAGAGTCGCTCTTACTAAGAAGCTTTTATCTGGCTTAAAACAAAAATAG
- a CDS encoding putative exported protein (No significant database matches): MFFLSFLFILYYYENYYFLNRFVGMRNISIISFLLLTSLGCTAASYDYEDPNLVITDSYEDPDLVITDSYEDPDLVITDSYEDPDSVVTDSYEDPDSVVTDSYEDPDSVVTDSYEDPDSVITDSYE; this comes from the coding sequence ATGTTTTTCTTGTCATTTTTATTCATATTATATTACTATGAAAATTATTATTTTCTTAATCGGTTTGTTGGTATGCGTAATATTTCAATTATATCATTTTTATTATTAACATCATTGGGTTGTACTGCCGCTAGTTATGATTATGAAGACCCAAACTTGGTAATTACTGATTCTTATGAAGACCCAGACTTGGTAATTACTGATTCTTATGAAGACCCAGACTTGGTAATTACTGATTCTTATGAAGACCCAGACTCGGTAGTTACTGATTCTTATGAAGACCCAGACTCGGTAGTTACTGATTCTTATGAAGACCCAGACTCGGTAGTTACTGATTCTTATGAAGACCCAGACTCAGTCATTACTGATTCTTATGAATAA
- a CDS encoding putative phospholipase C (CDS is extended with 14 amino acid residues in the C-terminus due to the insertion of a downstream IS element), translating into MIKNLILFVIVSVTFSCSNAWAQSYIYLTNNTLQPLEITVNQSGSPLVKGESWFQHAVSVAPLATVRYLEMNRDKGIKSGKDYYFDTTVTAEDGSNVVLKQNLTGTLTFSNIWHGTKESNWFQDRNIHTVNQEFAGEDTTIAFKSEFAHVNGDDYYYVIHPKQASTSRGLNNNLNVLAYNVWALLPELLPGVTSVKVKERLRLIKDKIKGYDVVVFSELFDNYNRNIFLNGLKSEYPYQTSVVDKSGSLEDGGVVILSRWPIKKEVQMTFDNCDGTDCLSAKGVMYVQINKGGNSYHIFGSHTQAWTKEKNQMTRTKQFNQMRDFIDNQSISGADPVIIAGDLNVDKTKYPHEYDHMLRTLSAEEPPRDGGYEYTYDGTVNNWTNGEKENLDYVLYSTSHLVPMTSSSKVLVPRSIHPDVFPMFDLSDHFAITGNLTFWTSQTLLDTNQVTL; encoded by the coding sequence ATGATAAAGAATTTAATATTATTTGTAATAGTTAGCGTGACATTTTCTTGCTCAAATGCTTGGGCGCAAAGTTATATCTATTTAACTAATAATACTCTTCAACCATTGGAAATCACAGTTAATCAAAGTGGCTCACCTCTGGTTAAAGGGGAGTCTTGGTTTCAACATGCCGTGTCAGTAGCTCCGCTGGCAACTGTGCGTTATTTAGAAATGAATCGTGATAAGGGGATTAAATCGGGAAAAGATTATTATTTTGATACGACAGTTACTGCTGAAGATGGTAGTAACGTTGTTCTTAAACAAAATTTAACTGGTACTTTGACTTTTAGTAATATTTGGCACGGTACTAAGGAGTCTAACTGGTTTCAAGATCGGAACATTCACACTGTTAATCAAGAATTTGCTGGTGAAGATACCACCATCGCTTTTAAGTCTGAGTTTGCTCACGTCAATGGTGATGATTATTATTATGTTATTCATCCTAAACAGGCCAGTACATCACGCGGTTTAAACAATAATCTTAATGTACTGGCTTATAATGTATGGGCTTTATTACCAGAACTTTTACCAGGAGTTACTTCCGTAAAGGTAAAAGAGCGTTTACGCCTGATTAAAGATAAAATAAAGGGCTATGATGTGGTTGTATTTTCGGAGCTGTTTGATAATTATAACCGAAATATATTTTTAAATGGATTAAAGTCTGAGTATCCTTATCAGACTAGCGTAGTTGATAAATCAGGATCTTTAGAAGATGGTGGTGTAGTAATATTGAGTCGTTGGCCAATTAAAAAAGAAGTTCAAATGACTTTTGATAATTGTGATGGTACTGATTGTCTATCTGCAAAAGGGGTTATGTATGTCCAAATTAATAAGGGTGGTAATTCTTACCATATTTTTGGTAGCCATACACAAGCATGGACAAAAGAAAAAAATCAAATGACACGTACTAAGCAGTTTAATCAAATGCGTGATTTTATTGATAATCAATCTATTAGTGGTGCAGATCCAGTCATTATTGCGGGAGACCTTAATGTCGATAAGACTAAATACCCGCATGAATATGATCATATGTTAAGAACTCTAAGTGCGGAAGAACCGCCTAGAGACGGTGGTTATGAATATACCTATGATGGCACTGTTAATAACTGGACAAACGGTGAAAAAGAAAATTTAGATTATGTCTTATATTCGACTTCACATTTGGTACCTATGACATCGTCATCTAAAGTACTCGTCCCTCGTAGCATTCACCCCGATGTATTTCCAATGTTTGATCTTTCTGATCATTTTGCTATCACAGGTAATTTAACCTTTTGGACTTCCCAGACTTTGCTAGACACCAATCAAGTTACATTGTAA
- a CDS encoding transposase, IS3 family IS51 group: MSKGKRYTQEFKIEAVKQITERGYSVAEVSERLGICTKTLYHWRSQLSDKPKQAKSSDEQLRIAKLESELKRVTEERDILKKAARYFASNPE; the protein is encoded by the coding sequence ATGAGCAAAGGCAAACGGTATACCCAAGAATTTAAAATTGAAGCAGTTAAACAAATCACTGAACGTGGCTATTCGGTAGCAGAAGTATCAGAACGACTTGGTATTTGTACTAAAACGTTATATCACTGGCGCAGCCAGTTATCAGATAAACCTAAACAAGCTAAATCATCTGATGAACAATTAAGGATCGCTAAACTTGAATCCGAGCTAAAACGGGTTACGGAGGAGCGAGATATCCTAAAAAAGGCCGCAAGGTACTTTGCCAGCAATCCCGAGTAA
- a CDS encoding transposase, IS3 family IS51 group, whose amino-acid sequence MCRVFKLHRSGFYAWLNKPVSDRTIEDNRLLKLIKEFYVVSGGTYGSPWIHRDLRDAGESCSVNRVAKIMSEHKLKAQIGYKRRHIKGGKTSRIADNLLVRQFNPPRPNQSWVSDITYIRTHEGFLYLATVLDLFSRRVVGWSMDKNMDKHLVMKALLMAVYQRQPKSEVMVHTDQGSQYGSSDYLALMKEHKLVPSMSRRGNCHDNAVAESFFATIKKHIIKKKIYSTRNDAKAEIFNFIEMFYNPKKRHSHTGGVSPAKFEETYYSKLETV is encoded by the coding sequence ATGTGCCGGGTATTTAAATTACACCGCAGTGGTTTTTATGCTTGGTTAAATAAACCAGTAAGTGACAGAACAATTGAAGATAACCGCTTGCTCAAATTAATCAAAGAGTTCTATGTGGTTAGCGGTGGAACATACGGTAGTCCTTGGATACACCGTGATTTACGTGATGCAGGTGAATCATGCAGCGTTAACCGTGTGGCAAAGATAATGTCTGAGCACAAGCTCAAGGCTCAAATTGGCTATAAACGCCGACATATTAAAGGCGGTAAGACGTCACGAATAGCGGATAACTTGTTAGTTCGTCAATTCAACCCACCAAGGCCGAACCAATCGTGGGTGAGCGACATCACCTACATCAGAACACATGAAGGTTTCTTGTACCTTGCTACAGTCTTGGACTTATTTTCTAGACGAGTCGTTGGTTGGTCGATGGATAAAAATATGGATAAGCATTTAGTCATGAAAGCATTGCTAATGGCAGTTTATCAACGCCAGCCAAAATCTGAAGTGATGGTACACACGGATCAAGGTAGCCAATATGGTAGCTCAGATTACTTAGCATTGATGAAAGAGCACAAGCTTGTACCTTCGATGAGTCGTCGAGGTAATTGCCATGATAATGCGGTTGCTGAAAGCTTTTTCGCAACAATCAAAAAGCACATAATTAAGAAGAAGATATATTCGACGCGTAACGATGCGAAAGCAGAGATATTTAATTTTATAGAAATGTTTTACAATCCTAAAAAGCGTCACTCACATACAGGCGGTGTTTCTCCTGCTAAATTTGAGGAAACGTATTATTCTAAGTTAGAAACTGTCTAG
- the fabA gene encoding 3-hydroxydecanoyl-[acyl-carrier-protein] dehydratase gives MINELEVQVVPMSATERNSFGKEDLVKCGNGELFESDIRLPKDNMLMMDRILNIDSTSGEFGKGEIIAELDITPDLWFFDCHFDSDPVMPGCLGLDAMWQLVGFFLGWNGAKGKGRALGVGEVKFTGQVLPTNKKVTYKIVMKRVVLRRLVMGIADAEMLVDGKVIYTAKDLKVGLFQDTTVF, from the coding sequence ATGATAAACGAATTAGAGGTTCAAGTGGTACCTATGTCAGCAACAGAGCGCAACAGCTTCGGTAAAGAAGATTTAGTTAAATGTGGTAACGGTGAGTTATTTGAATCTGATATTCGTCTTCCAAAAGACAATATGCTCATGATGGATCGCATTCTAAACATTGATAGCACAAGCGGTGAGTTCGGTAAAGGTGAAATCATTGCAGAGCTAGATATTACTCCTGATTTATGGTTTTTTGACTGTCACTTTGACAGTGATCCTGTTATGCCAGGCTGCTTAGGCCTAGATGCAATGTGGCAATTAGTTGGCTTCTTCCTTGGTTGGAATGGCGCTAAAGGTAAAGGTCGTGCTCTTGGTGTAGGTGAAGTTAAATTCACAGGCCAAGTATTACCAACAAACAAGAAAGTAACGTACAAGATTGTCATGAAGCGTGTTGTACTTCGTCGTTTGGTAATGGGTATTGCTGACGCTGAAATGCTTGTCGATGGTAAAGTCATTTATACTGCAAAAGATCTTAAAGTCGGTTTGTTCCAAGACACTACCGTATTTTAG
- a CDS encoding membrane protein: MKNILTVLMMVFAFSLAAPEVHAKKFGGSKSFGKSYKTAPQKQTPAAATPAKPGMSKKGMLGGMLGGLLVGGLIASMFGGAFEGFQFMDMIIMAGVAFLLFRLFKGMMRAKAASQQGSPQTACGPAFRQEAPSDATFTNASQGGFSGVSNDVPFNLPADFDLTNFLTGARSHYKTLQKAWNENDLDTIQEYVSIELYNELRVQRKELEGEQHTEVMFLDAELVRAESTASLSQVSVKFNGRYRDGHEDVEADINEVWHLERNLTQENAPWLITGIEQ; encoded by the coding sequence ATGAAAAATATTTTAACTGTTCTAATGATGGTATTCGCTTTCTCATTAGCGGCGCCTGAAGTACACGCTAAAAAATTCGGTGGCAGTAAATCTTTTGGTAAGAGCTACAAGACAGCACCACAAAAACAAACGCCTGCGGCAGCAACACCTGCTAAACCAGGTATGAGCAAAAAAGGCATGCTAGGCGGTATGCTAGGTGGCCTACTTGTTGGTGGCTTAATCGCATCTATGTTTGGTGGTGCTTTTGAAGGTTTCCAATTCATGGATATGATTATCATGGCCGGTGTTGCCTTCTTATTATTCCGCTTGTTCAAAGGCATGATGCGGGCAAAAGCAGCATCACAACAAGGCTCACCGCAAACTGCATGTGGTCCAGCATTTAGACAAGAAGCACCATCTGATGCAACGTTTACCAACGCAAGCCAAGGCGGTTTTTCTGGCGTCAGCAATGATGTGCCATTTAACCTACCAGCAGACTTTGATTTAACGAATTTCTTAACGGGTGCGCGTAGTCATTATAAAACACTACAGAAAGCTTGGAATGAAAATGATTTAGACACAATCCAAGAATACGTATCCATCGAGTTATACAATGAATTACGTGTACAACGTAAAGAACTTGAAGGCGAGCAACATACAGAAGTAATGTTCCTTGACGCAGAGTTAGTTCGTGCTGAATCTACAGCATCACTTTCGCAAGTAAGTGTTAAATTTAATGGTCGCTACCGTGATGGCCATGAAGATGTAGAAGCAGACATCAACGAAGTGTGGCATTTAGAGCGTAATCTGACACAAGAAAATGCACCATGGTTAATTACAGGTATCGAGCAATAA